CGACCAGTTCTTCGCGCGGATCGATCCAGTAGTGAACATTGGTTGAGCCCGCCCACCAGATCGTTCCTGGAGAACCGATTTCACCATACTTGCCGGCATCATATAAGACTGCGAAACCAAATCCGAATCCCACCCCCGGCCAGAAACTGTCTGACATGCCGACACCGGACAGGTGATTCTGCAGCATAAGCTCAACG
Above is a window of bacterium DNA encoding:
- a CDS encoding serine hydrolase — encoded protein: VELMLQNHLSGVGMSDSFWPGVGFGFGFAVLYDAGKYGEIGSPGTIWWAGSTNVHYWIDPREELVGVLMVQVRPFPYLNIMDLVRSMSLHALN